In Leuconostoc kimchii IMSNU 11154, one genomic interval encodes:
- the msrA gene encoding peptide-methionine (S)-S-oxide reductase MsrA codes for MHLNDNEIQRDIYNLILNPSTREWERESLLKVKDRRADVNFSTQLDDIKSDLRPLALRHNLTPDVMDFYLKISGEPQPDSSDKVRLHDEADPPHQERAIFAGGCFWCMVSPFDKRPGITAVISGYTGGEFDNPNYDQVVGQYTGHVEAVEILFDKRLITYQELVDIYWQLIDPTDNMGQIDDRGESYRPVIFVNNDEQRQIAEQSRQAVIDSEIYSKPIVVEISDVTRFWPAENFHQDFYKKNTSRYRKIERTRRLYLSLQHSKNMMRKLFKKVKG; via the coding sequence ATGCACTTAAATGATAATGAAATCCAGCGAGATATTTATAACCTAATTCTGAATCCTAGTACGAGAGAATGGGAAAGAGAGTCGCTATTAAAGGTCAAAGATCGGCGTGCAGATGTTAATTTCAGTACACAACTTGATGACATTAAGTCTGATTTACGCCCTTTAGCTCTTCGGCATAACCTAACGCCAGATGTTATGGATTTTTATTTAAAAATTAGTGGTGAACCCCAACCCGATTCTTCTGATAAGGTAAGATTGCATGATGAAGCAGATCCACCTCATCAAGAGCGTGCTATTTTTGCCGGCGGCTGTTTCTGGTGTATGGTATCGCCGTTTGATAAAAGGCCAGGTATAACAGCAGTTATCTCTGGATATACTGGTGGCGAATTTGATAATCCAAACTATGATCAGGTTGTTGGACAATACACTGGACATGTAGAGGCAGTTGAAATATTGTTTGATAAGCGCCTGATAACTTATCAAGAACTTGTAGATATTTATTGGCAGTTGATTGACCCAACAGATAATATGGGTCAAATTGATGATCGGGGTGAAAGCTATCGTCCTGTTATCTTTGTCAATAACGATGAGCAGCGACAGATAGCAGAACAGTCAAGACAAGCAGTCATTGACTCAGAGATTTATTCAAAGCCGATTGTTGTGGAAATCTCTGATGTCACACGATTTTGGCCTGCAGAAAATTTTCATCAAGATTTTTATAAGAAAAATACAAGTCGTTATCGTAAAATAGAACGTACGCGACGTTTGTACTTGTCCCTACAACATTCAAAAAATATGATGCGCAAACTATTTAAAAAAGTGAAAGGATAA
- the tnpA gene encoding IS200/IS605 family transposase: protein MTYELDRNQHSVFSLHYHLVMVVRQRRGVIDHTVSVRLQEIFEHISPNYAISLQNWHSDIDYVYVYFKAEPKTELSKFINAYKSASSRLIKKEFVHMKESLFEETFWSHSYALMSSGTLSDETIQNYVATQRH from the coding sequence ATGACATACGAATTAGATAGAAATCAGCATTCAGTTTTTTCACTCCATTACCATCTTGTGATGGTTGTGAGACAACGTCGTGGAGTAATTGATCATACTGTTTCAGTCCGACTACAAGAAATTTTTGAGCATATTAGCCCTAATTATGCCATATCATTGCAAAATTGGCATAGTGATATTGATTACGTTTATGTGTATTTCAAAGCCGAACCTAAAACAGAATTGAGTAAATTTATCAACGCCTACAAATCAGCAAGTTCACGATTAATAAAAAAGGAATTCGTACATATGAAAGAAAGCCTCTTTGAAGAAACATTTTGGTCACATTCATATGCACTGATGTCTTCTGGCACACTATCCGATGAGACTATCCAAAATTACGTTGCTACGCAAAGGCACTAA
- a CDS encoding cation-translocating P-type ATPase, with amino-acid sequence MKAYRKGIEETISSHAVDSQKGLDAKQVNYNREKFGNNSFETKKKEPIWRKILISLNDVATIILLIAAVISIVSTYIEGTGHYFESLLIVGIVIINSILAIVQEGKAENSLAALQNLNRTQVKVMRDGETALIDADDVVLGDLLIIENGSAIAADARLIEAIELQAEESALTGESLPVEKDAHATFEPEAQVNLGERVTMVYRGTTIVNGHGKAVVTAVGMATEMGTIAGLLSKESKTVLTPLQRRLVQLGKNISWIAIAAAIVVMGLGISQGMDLKHIFLTAVSLAVAVVPETLPVIVTMTLALGVQKMARKHAIVRRLPAVETLGTTNVIASDKTGTLTQNRMTVRKVWHNEKNHLSLIADGLDDMAQDVLSLATISTNVSVKTVDGEQVYDGLPTEVALVRAMAAKKSRDDLLNMYPLIDQIPFNSTKKRMTTVHRNPSGGYIAITKGAFDVLLPMIQHGDKDKATAINTTFGREALRVLTIAQRTFTDMPENPTQAFYEQDMTLVGLVGIIDPPRVESAPAVEKARLAGVKTIMITGDHVETASAIAREINILQDGDQTITGSELAKLSDEALDQNIQNYSVYARVTPTDKIRIIKSWQRQDATIAMTGDGVNDAPALKAADVGISMGETGTDVARDASDIILTDDNFATIVDAISEGRGVYIKVRKTINFLLSANISEILVILIAMILGWGSPLLPVHLLFINLVSDGLPGFALSREPLLTNVMNEPPMAKNTSLFAHGLARQIAINASLFGIVTLAAIWIGQNVTLGGLTANANVSQTMAFVVLSLTSIFHVFNIRSNKSLFTVKYSANPSLVNMALLATLITLAVALIPLTQSLFGLTFISLGHWAIIIGLSLVPTIVIEFLKMIQPNLFKV; translated from the coding sequence ATGAAGGCATACCGCAAGGGTATTGAGGAAACGATTTCATCACACGCGGTGGATAGTCAAAAAGGACTAGACGCGAAGCAAGTCAATTATAACAGAGAAAAATTTGGTAATAATAGTTTTGAAACAAAGAAAAAAGAACCAATTTGGCGGAAAATATTAATCAGTTTAAATGACGTTGCAACAATTATACTGTTAATTGCAGCGGTCATCTCCATTGTCTCAACTTACATAGAAGGTACTGGGCACTACTTTGAAAGTTTGCTAATTGTTGGTATTGTGATTATTAATTCCATTTTAGCGATTGTCCAGGAAGGTAAAGCTGAAAATTCGTTAGCGGCTTTGCAAAATTTAAATCGTACACAAGTTAAAGTGATGCGTGACGGAGAAACAGCATTAATCGATGCTGACGACGTTGTATTAGGCGATCTACTCATTATTGAAAACGGCAGTGCTATAGCAGCAGACGCACGTTTAATTGAAGCGATTGAATTGCAAGCTGAGGAATCAGCGTTAACTGGCGAAAGCTTGCCAGTTGAAAAAGATGCACATGCCACGTTTGAACCTGAGGCACAGGTTAATTTAGGGGAACGTGTCACCATGGTTTATCGTGGTACCACGATTGTTAATGGTCATGGTAAAGCAGTTGTTACTGCCGTTGGTATGGCAACTGAAATGGGGACGATTGCTGGGCTATTGAGCAAAGAATCTAAAACAGTCTTGACCCCACTGCAGCGGCGATTAGTACAACTTGGAAAAAATATTTCATGGATTGCCATTGCCGCAGCAATTGTTGTCATGGGTCTTGGGATCTCACAGGGAATGGATTTGAAGCATATTTTCTTAACCGCAGTTTCCTTAGCGGTGGCTGTGGTACCTGAAACATTGCCTGTTATTGTGACTATGACACTGGCTTTGGGTGTACAAAAGATGGCACGTAAGCATGCCATTGTACGTCGATTACCGGCTGTAGAAACATTGGGTACAACTAATGTTATCGCCTCAGATAAAACAGGTACTTTGACACAAAATCGTATGACAGTTCGTAAGGTTTGGCATAATGAGAAAAATCATCTTAGTTTAATTGCCGATGGGTTAGACGATATGGCTCAAGACGTCTTGTCTTTAGCTACGATTTCAACTAATGTATCTGTCAAAACAGTTGATGGGGAACAAGTATATGATGGCCTCCCAACAGAAGTTGCGTTGGTTCGTGCGATGGCGGCTAAGAAGTCACGCGATGACTTGCTAAACATGTATCCATTAATTGATCAAATTCCTTTTAATTCCACAAAGAAGCGAATGACGACAGTTCATAGAAATCCTAGTGGTGGCTATATTGCGATTACAAAAGGGGCATTTGATGTCTTATTGCCGATGATTCAACATGGTGATAAAGATAAAGCGACGGCCATTAATACAACTTTTGGACGTGAAGCATTACGTGTATTGACTATTGCTCAGCGAACATTTACTGATATGCCGGAAAATCCAACTCAGGCCTTTTATGAGCAAGATATGACTTTGGTGGGATTAGTTGGCATTATTGATCCACCACGTGTTGAATCTGCACCTGCTGTTGAAAAAGCACGACTGGCAGGCGTCAAGACGATCATGATCACAGGGGATCATGTAGAAACGGCTAGTGCCATAGCGCGTGAAATTAATATTTTACAAGATGGTGATCAGACCATTACTGGTTCTGAGCTAGCCAAGTTATCTGATGAAGCACTCGATCAGAATATTCAAAATTATTCAGTCTACGCGCGTGTTACACCCACAGATAAAATTAGAATTATCAAATCATGGCAACGACAAGACGCGACGATTGCTATGACCGGTGATGGTGTTAATGATGCACCAGCGCTGAAAGCCGCTGATGTTGGTATTTCAATGGGAGAAACTGGAACCGATGTTGCCCGTGATGCTTCAGATATTATCTTAACAGATGATAATTTTGCAACAATTGTTGATGCGATATCTGAAGGCCGTGGTGTCTATATTAAAGTCCGTAAGACCATTAACTTTTTATTAAGTGCTAACATATCAGAAATTTTGGTTATCTTAATTGCGATGATTTTGGGATGGGGTTCACCATTGTTGCCGGTACATCTTCTATTTATTAATTTAGTTTCTGATGGTTTGCCGGGATTTGCTTTGAGTCGTGAACCGTTACTAACTAATGTGATGAATGAACCACCAATGGCAAAAAACACGAGCTTATTTGCACATGGGCTTGCTCGCCAAATTGCGATAAACGCCAGTTTGTTTGGCATTGTAACGTTAGCTGCTATTTGGATTGGTCAAAACGTTACTCTGGGCGGTCTGACTGCTAATGCGAATGTTAGCCAAACAATGGCTTTCGTTGTATTATCACTCACATCTATATTTCATGTATTCAATATACGTTCTAACAAGTCATTATTTACTGTTAAATACAGTGCCAACCCATCGTTGGTTAATATGGCCCTCTTAGCCACACTGATTACTTTGGCTGTAGCTTTGATACCACTAACACAATCGTTATTTGGACTAACATTTATTTCACTTGGACATTGGGCAATTATTATTGGGCTATCTCTTGTGCCAACAATTGTCATCGAATTTTTGAAAATGATACAACCAAATTTATTTAAAGTATAA